TATATAAGAGGATTAAGCCTTAAGGATTTTAAGGCGAATGAGATGGTTGTCGATGCGGTTATAAGGAATCTTGAAATATTGGGGGAGGCGTCAAAAAATATACCCAATGATATCAAAAAGAAACATAAGGATGTAGAGTGGAAGAAGATTGCAGGATTAAGAGATATTTTGATCCATGCTTACTTCGGAATTGATTTTGACATCTTATGGGACATTCTTCAAAATAAACTACCGGGACTAAAACAAGCCTTAAAAAAGATATTCGCTTAAATTTATTTAATATTCGCTAAATTCGCGAAAACTCCGGAAATTCGATTATTAGAGACGATATCCCTTTCGAGTTTATTTAGAAAAAAATAATTTGCAATAAATTGAAATCCCCCCCAATTCCCATCGATATATTCCGATGGCAATAATATCCTCGAGATATCCAGGCGTGCCTAATTTTTCTAAAAATAATTTTTCAAAAGTGAAATTTCCAAAAATAACTAACGATAATAACATAGACGAGAATGAAATGTCAAATGACAAATTTGGGAGGAAAATAATTATGGTTTCATTTAATAGAATTTTAGGAGTGCGTTCAGCGGTTCAACCGTTGCGCATGGACACGGTTGAAACTCGCAGAGGTTTTTTGGGGCAAGTATTGCGTTTTGGAGCTGGGAGTGCGATTGCCGCAGGAATTGGCGCGCCGATATTTAATTTGGCTGGATGCGGGAGCGATAATGTTGATTGTGTAAGAAGCGTAGGAATAACTAATGGCACAATTGTCAGAGACCTCATGAAAAAAGCAACCATGTCCATTTCCGGCGGCAAAATACGATTTACCGCGGAGATCCCAATGCAAGGCAGGCTTGATGAGCTTGCGCTTGACGGCGAACTCCAATTAGCATTATCTTCAGGCAATACCCTTTTAGGGATCGATAAAGACGGCAACTTTGTGCAAAGACAGCCAAGCGATATTGATTTTGGAGCATGCGGCAAAAATATTACAAAAGACTGCTCGCCATTTGCTGGTACAAGCGGGTTGGTCCCAATTGGATTGATAAAAACAGTCAGGCTTCCTGAAAATATCGCGCAGGATAAACAGGAAGCCCTAAAATACGCGGTTGGCGGTAAAATACTGCAGGGGATAGGCGAAGCCGGCAACGATCCCGAGGGAAGGCAAATTACGGCCGTATTTAAACGCATGACGATCGCTGTTTATGAGGATAAGAACTTGGTACAAAAGCCGGTTTTTAAGCTTGGGAATCAATTGGTTGTTGAATTAAAAGCCAAGGACTGCGCGAGCGACGATTTTGACAAATGCGCCTCAAATCTCAAATTTTTCAAAGTCAATCCCGATGGCACATATTCCGAAACGGAAGTTGTTGTTAAAAACAGGGCCGATCTAATTGAAGCATTTTCATATTATAGGATATATCCCGGGAGCAAAGAAGAGCCCGCAAAATTCGGAATGTATTGGGATTTGAACGCCGATGGGACCCCAAAGCCTGATCCTAGCCTTGCGGAGAAGGATTTTAAGGTTTTACTCGATTATAAAGATCCAAATAATAAGGATGATAAAGGCCTGACTGCGGAGCAATTGTTTTATAAAGGAAGACAAGATTACGCTTATGATGTCGCGCCGATCGCTAAAGATGTTAAGGCAAAAGAAATCCCGGTATCTTTCAAGGTTAAAATCGTTGACTTAAGGATGCCTGCTGAAGCGGACGAATATCTAACGCCTGCCGGTGCGGAGCCGCTTGCTTCC
This genomic interval from Candidatus Saganbacteria bacterium contains the following:
- a CDS encoding DUF86 domain-containing protein, with the protein product MSRKYNTYLNDMLSSIKKIDGYIRGLSLKDFKANEMVVDAVIRNLEILGEASKNIPNDIKKKHKDVEWKKIAGLRDILIHAYFGIDFDILWDILQNKLPGLKQALKKIFA